Part of the Candidatus Aminicenantes bacterium genome, ACGGCAGCTACCGCTACACTTCAGACAAGGTGGAGGTCAAAATCTCTGATTTCCCCTTTCCGATCAGCGCGGACATTCCCCCCGGAACGGTTGTCCTTTCTGCCCCCAACGACAATTTCGATCTGAAAATGTCATTGGTCCAGCCGCTCTATAGCGGCGGCCTGCTGAACAATGCCGTGAAGATGGAGGCGATCCGGGGAGCTGCGGAAAAGGACCTGACCCGGCTGAAAAAGATCGAATTGGCCGGAAAGGTTAGGTTTTCCTATTTCAATTACCTCCTGTTCTGCAAAAAGCGGGATTCATTGAATTTTCTCCTCTCCAGTCTGAACCTGCATTTGCAAAAACTGGAAAATCTTTACACTGAGGAACTGGTGAAAAAATCCGACCTTTTAGAGACGAGAGCCAAAGCCGACGAAATCAAACTGAGTCTAATGGACCTGGAGCAATTGATTGCGGCTGAGGCCGTCCATTTCAACAGTCTTTGCAGCTATGAGCCGCAGGATGTGGATTCCCAACCCGTGAAGAGAAATGAATCATTCGACTCGGTCCGTGACTATTTCCTGGCCGGTCATCCGTTGCTGAAATCGTTGGACGAGAGGGCGCGCATCATTCAGATACAGAAAAAATCGATCACCGGGGCCTACCTTCCCCAGGTCAGTGCTTTCGCCGAACTGCACTACGGCCGTCCGGGCCAGAATTTTTTTAAAGACCAGTGGACCTTTTACGTCCAGGGGGGGCTGAGCGTCACGATGCCCGTTTTCAACTGGAACAAGGGCGGCCGTGACAAAACTCTTGCCGACATGGCAGCGCGCAAACTAGAAAACCAGCGTGCCGACTTCATCCGTGAAAGCGAAAAGAATTTGCGCCAGTTGTATCTATTTAAAGAAAGCCTGGAGAAAAAACTTGTCCTGCTGGACAACTTGTCCGCCTACGCCGCGGAGGATATCCGCCTGAAAGAAGAACTTTACGAAGAAAACCAGATCGATCATACCGACCTGCTGGCGGCCATGACCAACCAGGAAAGATACCTTTCCAACCGTGAAGAGCTGTCCACGCAGATGGAAATGCTCAAGGTCAACATAGACACCTTGATCGGAAAATGCGAGGAGGAAGAATGAAAAAAACGGCGACGCTCCTGCTATTACTACTGTTTTTTTATTCCTGCGGAAAAAATGACCGTGAGATCCGGGCGCCCGGCGTGGTCGATGGCGAGATCGCCAGCATCAAAGCCCTGGCGGCAGGAACCTTGGACAGGCTATTGATCCAGGAAGGCCAGGCCGTGAACAAAGGGGAGCTGATCGCCGAGCTCAACCGCGACAAGGTCCGCAACAGCCTGGAGGAACTGTCCTTAAGCGAAAGGGAGATCGTCAACA contains:
- a CDS encoding TolC family protein; protein product: MKKLLFFIFLAIVFVLPAKVTLSQAVASAWAISRSLDSQKLEEEAASIAGLTALRQKYFSVFFNGSYRYTSDKVEVKISDFPFPISADIPPGTVVLSAPNDNFDLKMSLVQPLYSGGLLNNAVKMEAIRGAAEKDLTRLKKIELAGKVRFSYFNYLLFCKKRDSLNFLLSSLNLHLQKLENLYTEELVKKSDLLETRAKADEIKLSLMDLEQLIAAEAVHFNSLCSYEPQDVDSQPVKRNESFDSVRDYFLAGHPLLKSLDERARIIQIQKKSITGAYLPQVSAFAELHYGRPGQNFFKDQWTFYVQGGLSVTMPVFNWNKGGRDKTLADMAARKLENQRADFIRESEKNLRQLYLFKESLEKKLVLLDNLSAYAAEDIRLKEELYEENQIDHTDLLAAMTNQERYLSNREELSTQMEMLKVNIDTLIGKCEEEE